The following coding sequences are from one Devosia neptuniae window:
- a CDS encoding iron chelate uptake ABC transporter family permease subunit produces the protein MPEAATTLVPAPGLRRIGGLSRPAFVLLVLGALTLISIVCFMVLGAKGSWSFVIPFRGRKLLALCLVAYSVAISTVLFQTVTNNRILTPSIMGFDALYVLLTTATVFFLGVGALTGIDPQLRFGIEIVAMVVFSGLLFRWLFLGEERNLTLLVLVGIVFGILFRSLSQFMQRMLDPNAFQVLQDSFFASFATVDTTLLFIASGVVVLVSLVAMRLAHTFDVLALGRSHAINLGIDYRRTVVIILMLVSVLVAVSTALVGPITFFGLLVATLAHSLVGNSRHCYVLPAAALLAITCLVGGQTILERIFAFDTALSIIIEFLGGIVFIILVLRRAAR, from the coding sequence ATGCCTGAAGCCGCCACCACACTCGTCCCCGCGCCTGGTCTGCGCCGCATCGGTGGACTATCCCGTCCGGCCTTCGTGCTGCTGGTCCTTGGCGCGCTGACCCTGATCTCGATTGTTTGCTTCATGGTGCTCGGCGCCAAGGGCAGCTGGAGCTTTGTCATCCCCTTCCGCGGGCGGAAGCTGCTGGCGTTGTGCCTTGTCGCCTATTCGGTGGCGATATCGACGGTGCTGTTCCAGACCGTCACCAATAATCGCATCCTCACGCCCTCAATCATGGGGTTTGATGCGCTCTATGTGTTGCTGACCACGGCGACGGTGTTCTTTCTCGGGGTCGGTGCGCTGACCGGCATTGATCCGCAATTGCGGTTCGGCATCGAGATCGTCGCCATGGTGGTGTTCTCCGGCCTGCTGTTCCGCTGGCTGTTTCTGGGCGAGGAGCGCAACCTGACCCTGTTGGTACTGGTTGGCATCGTCTTCGGCATCCTGTTCCGCAGCCTCAGCCAGTTCATGCAGCGGATGCTCGATCCGAACGCCTTCCAGGTGCTGCAGGATTCCTTCTTTGCGAGCTTCGCGACCGTCGATACCACGCTGCTGTTCATCGCCAGCGGCGTAGTGGTGCTGGTGAGTCTGGTCGCAATGCGGCTGGCACACACTTTCGATGTGCTGGCGCTGGGCCGGTCCCACGCCATCAATCTGGGGATCGATTACCGGCGCACGGTGGTCATCATCCTGATGCTGGTTTCCGTGCTGGTGGCGGTATCGACGGCGCTGGTCGGGCCGATCACCTTTTTCGGCTTGCTGGTCGCGACGCTGGCCCACTCCCTCGTCGGCAATAGCCGCCACTGCTATGTGCTGCCGGCGGCGGCACTGCTGGCTATCACGTGCCTTGTCGGTGGCCAGACCATTCTGGAACGCATCTTCGCCTTCGACACCGCGCTCTCGA
- a CDS encoding ABC transporter ATP-binding protein translates to MITIDNVTVGYGTSGFVTAVDGVSLTINDNEILGIAGESGSGKSTLMRAVYGDFSTGLRIKSGTVRGHFEDARTGHAIDAPSSEFGKLWWDQISYIPQGSMSVLNPLMKIEKQVIDGLPDRERQGGRRALRQRIVDFLAGFGLEENVLNAYPHQLSGGMRQRVLVAIAAFVNPRLILADEPTTALDVVVQKKILLMMVEIQRRQRNSLVLVSHDMGVHYQITDRLAIMYKGKIVEAGPTAEIFANPQHDYTRNLIASLPRLHGKRSADVVGEHA, encoded by the coding sequence ATGATCACCATCGACAACGTCACGGTGGGTTACGGCACGTCCGGCTTCGTCACCGCCGTGGACGGGGTGAGCCTCACCATCAATGACAACGAAATCCTGGGCATTGCCGGGGAATCCGGTTCGGGCAAATCGACGCTCATGCGGGCCGTGTATGGCGACTTTTCCACGGGACTGCGGATCAAGAGCGGCACCGTTCGCGGACACTTCGAGGATGCGCGGACCGGGCATGCGATCGACGCGCCGTCGAGCGAATTCGGCAAGCTCTGGTGGGACCAGATCAGCTATATCCCGCAGGGCTCGATGAGCGTGCTCAACCCGCTGATGAAAATCGAGAAACAGGTGATCGACGGGCTGCCCGATCGCGAGCGGCAGGGTGGCCGAAGGGCGCTCAGGCAGCGGATCGTGGATTTCCTGGCCGGCTTCGGGCTTGAGGAAAATGTGCTCAACGCCTATCCGCACCAGCTTTCCGGCGGCATGCGCCAGCGGGTGCTGGTGGCCATTGCCGCGTTCGTTAATCCCCGTCTCATCCTTGCCGACGAGCCCACCACGGCGCTCGACGTGGTGGTGCAAAAGAAAATCCTGCTGATGATGGTCGAAATCCAGCGGCGCCAGCGCAATAGCCTGGTGCTGGTCTCCCATGACATGGGCGTGCACTACCAGATCACTGATCGGCTGGCGATCATGTACAAGGGCAAGATCGTGGAGGCCGGGCCAACGGCCGAGATCTTTGCCAATCCGCAGCACGATTACACCAGGAACCTCATCGCCTCGCTGCCGCGCCTGCATGGCAAGCGCTCGGCCGATGTGGTGGGAGAGCACGCATGA
- a CDS encoding siderophore ABC transporter substrate-binding protein: MKSVLLAALAATVLATSAAVGQDIVVAHAQGETSLTGVPTKVLVQDWATFDNLHALGVVAAGVPASNAPRYLQEAVPADALRIGSLFEPDFEGIAAADADVYFVAARSAEAYGTAKDILPTIDMSLADNADIIGGIEGNLTKLGEIFGLQDKAAELNEALDAKVAEVKAVAEGKGNALVLVTNAGNLGVYGPDSRVAWIHNQLGIPSAMPDVEDGDHGGDGVSFEFVLETNPDWLFVVDRDAGTGESSGAAAALLDNELINQTKAAQAGHIIYLDPQAAYITMHGYTGVMLMLDQVLAGLNG, translated from the coding sequence ATGAAATCAGTTTTGCTCGCCGCCCTCGCCGCCACCGTGCTCGCGACATCGGCGGCCGTTGGCCAGGACATTGTGGTTGCGCACGCCCAGGGCGAAACCAGCCTGACGGGTGTTCCCACCAAGGTATTGGTGCAGGACTGGGCGACCTTCGATAATCTGCACGCCTTGGGCGTGGTTGCTGCCGGCGTGCCCGCTTCGAACGCTCCGCGTTACCTGCAGGAGGCTGTCCCTGCGGATGCGCTGCGGATTGGCTCGCTGTTCGAGCCTGATTTCGAAGGGATCGCTGCCGCCGACGCGGACGTGTATTTCGTCGCGGCCCGTTCGGCCGAGGCCTATGGCACCGCAAAAGACATCCTGCCTACGATCGACATGTCGCTGGCGGACAATGCCGACATTATCGGCGGCATCGAAGGCAATCTCACCAAGCTTGGTGAAATCTTCGGGCTGCAGGACAAGGCCGCAGAACTCAATGAAGCGCTCGATGCCAAGGTTGCCGAGGTGAAGGCTGTCGCTGAAGGCAAGGGCAATGCGCTGGTGCTGGTGACCAATGCCGGCAATCTGGGCGTCTATGGACCCGATAGCCGCGTCGCCTGGATTCACAATCAGCTCGGCATTCCTTCGGCGATGCCCGATGTCGAGGATGGCGATCATGGTGGCGACGGCGTGTCGTTTGAATTCGTGCTCGAGACCAATCCGGATTGGCTATTCGTGGTCGACCGTGATGCCGGTACCGGGGAATCGAGCGGCGCCGCGGCAGCGCTGCTGGACAACGAATTGATCAACCAGACCAAGGCCGCGCAGGCCGGCCACATCATATATCTCGATCCCCAGGCCGCCTATATCACCATGCACGGCTATACCGGCGTGATGCTGATGCTCGATCAAGTGCTCGCCGGCCTCAACGGCTAA
- a CDS encoding ABC transporter permease, with the protein MRMLSLAIAVTIALAIVSLFIGVSNISLLGLLSASPEERPMQVLLISRIPRTLAIILSGSAMAVAGLVMQMIVRNRFVEPSTAGTTESASLGFLVATLVVPGWPLMGKMLIAAGFALAGTALFLRILRAVPLRDVMLVPLVGIMLGGIVGAVASFIAYRFELLPSLLAWNMGDFSGILRGRYELLWIGFGCAVLAYIAADRFTVAGMGRDFTTNLGLNYQRVMVLGLVIVSLVSATVLVTAGSIPFLGLIIPNLVSLMVGDNMRRTVPWVVVMGAGFVLACDVLGRIIRFPYEIPISVVVGVIGSAVFLYLLLRTRRHA; encoded by the coding sequence GTGCGCATGCTCAGCCTCGCCATCGCCGTGACGATCGCGCTCGCTATCGTGAGCCTCTTCATCGGCGTGAGTAACATCTCGCTGCTGGGTTTGCTGTCGGCCAGCCCGGAAGAGCGGCCGATGCAGGTGCTGCTGATCAGCCGCATTCCTCGCACGCTCGCGATTATCCTGTCGGGCAGTGCCATGGCGGTGGCGGGTCTTGTCATGCAGATGATCGTGCGCAACCGGTTTGTCGAGCCCTCGACTGCCGGCACGACCGAGTCGGCGAGCCTGGGCTTTCTTGTGGCCACCCTCGTTGTGCCCGGCTGGCCGTTGATGGGCAAAATGCTGATCGCTGCAGGATTTGCGCTTGCCGGCACGGCGCTGTTCCTGCGCATCCTGCGTGCTGTGCCGTTGCGCGACGTGATGCTGGTGCCGCTGGTCGGCATCATGCTGGGCGGCATCGTTGGCGCTGTGGCCAGCTTCATCGCCTATCGCTTCGAGCTGCTGCCGTCTTTGCTCGCCTGGAACATGGGTGATTTCTCAGGCATTCTGCGCGGACGTTACGAGTTGCTGTGGATCGGGTTTGGCTGCGCCGTCCTCGCCTATATCGCGGCCGATCGCTTTACCGTCGCCGGCATGGGGCGGGACTTCACCACCAATCTTGGCCTCAACTATCAACGGGTCATGGTATTGGGGCTGGTGATCGTCTCGCTGGTCAGCGCCACCGTGCTGGTCACCGCCGGCTCGATCCCCTTTCTGGGGCTGATCATTCCCAATCTCGTGAGCCTGATGGTTGGCGACAATATGCGCCGAACGGTGCCCTGGGTCGTGGTGATGGGTGCGGGCTTTGTCCTGGCCTGTGACGTCCTTGGCCGCATCATACGGTTCCCCTATGAAATCCCGATCAGCGTCGTGGTCGGCGTCATCGGCAGCGCGGTGTTCCTCTATCTCCTGTTGCGGACACGCCGCCATGCCTGA
- a CDS encoding ABC transporter permease: MRSFFTHAPFRLYLGLFLVAVFVVMGVILPWFAPSDPLVWYTAPRNQNPSAEYLLGTTSLGQDVFWLLTHALRNSLLLGLIVAGLSTVIGVFLGLAAGYAGGWLDKVLSFFMDALLCIPSLPILILMAALFGGQLALPIIGLILVLFNWPYPARQVRAVALTMREREFINVAWFSGESSVRILVRHIFPYIAGWSAANFINTVLVGISTESAVAVIGLSSAQQATLGTMIYWAINYQALLAGKFVWIGSPVVSIVLLFIGLFLVSSGLSMQSATRRMSV, encoded by the coding sequence ATGCGCAGCTTTTTCACCCATGCGCCGTTTCGACTGTATCTCGGCCTCTTTCTTGTCGCCGTGTTCGTGGTCATGGGCGTGATATTGCCCTGGTTCGCACCATCGGACCCCCTGGTCTGGTACACGGCACCCCGCAACCAGAATCCCAGCGCCGAATATCTGCTGGGCACCACGAGCCTTGGACAAGACGTGTTCTGGCTTTTGACCCATGCGCTGCGCAATTCGCTGCTGCTGGGATTGATCGTGGCCGGGCTTTCCACCGTCATTGGCGTGTTTCTCGGCCTGGCTGCCGGCTATGCCGGCGGCTGGCTCGACAAGGTGCTGTCATTCTTCATGGATGCCTTGTTGTGCATTCCCTCGCTGCCGATCCTGATCCTGATGGCGGCATTGTTTGGTGGCCAATTGGCGCTGCCGATCATCGGGCTCATCCTGGTGCTCTTCAACTGGCCGTATCCGGCACGGCAGGTGCGGGCCGTGGCGCTGACAATGCGCGAGCGCGAGTTCATCAACGTCGCCTGGTTCAGCGGGGAATCCAGTGTCCGCATCCTGGTGCGCCACATCTTCCCCTATATTGCGGGGTGGTCGGCGGCCAATTTCATCAACACCGTGCTGGTGGGTATTTCGACCGAAAGCGCCGTCGCGGTGATCGGGCTCTCCAGCGCCCAGCAGGCGACGCTGGGCACCATGATCTATTGGGCCATCAACTATCAGGCGCTGCTGGCCGGAAAATTCGTCTGGATCGGATCGCCTGTGGTGTCCATCGTGCTCTTGTTCATCGGCCTTTTCCTCGTGTCCTCGGGCCTGTCCATGCAGTCCGCGACCCGGAGGATGAGCGTATGA
- a CDS encoding ABC transporter permease gives MNLLRYIAGRLVVYVLVIVFALTVLFFVPRLGPTDPVEAMLAKVASQGAYMDAAQVDMLRQSLADTFGLNGSLLEQYWAFIKRIVFTADFGPSLSMYPTPVMELIWNALPWTFGLLLVSTLIAWVLGNFVGLLSGWRPTSNSSRVMEGIAICLYPIPYYILALVLSILFSYVWKIFPLTTTIRGAPWSWDLIASIAWNSFLPAMSIVIVVFGWWVISVKAQTTALREEEFVRYARLKGLSDGRILTRYVLPNAILPQITFLALQIGLMFNGSLITEILFDYPGLGLLIYSAVLQGDFNLLMGTISLSVIAVATATMVIDLIYPLIDPRIRHR, from the coding sequence ATGAACCTTCTCCGCTACATTGCCGGGCGGCTCGTGGTCTATGTATTGGTGATCGTTTTTGCGCTCACCGTGCTGTTCTTCGTGCCGCGGCTCGGCCCGACGGATCCGGTCGAAGCCATGCTGGCCAAGGTCGCCTCCCAGGGCGCCTATATGGATGCCGCGCAGGTGGACATGCTGCGCCAGTCGCTTGCCGACACGTTCGGGCTCAATGGCTCGCTGCTGGAGCAGTATTGGGCCTTCATCAAGCGCATCGTCTTCACCGCCGATTTCGGCCCATCGTTATCGATGTATCCGACCCCGGTGATGGAACTGATCTGGAACGCGCTGCCCTGGACTTTCGGGCTGCTGCTGGTCTCCACGCTGATCGCCTGGGTGCTGGGGAATTTCGTCGGCCTGCTGTCGGGCTGGCGCCCGACCAGCAACAGCTCGCGGGTGATGGAAGGCATTGCGATCTGCCTCTATCCGATCCCCTACTACATCCTGGCGCTCGTGCTCTCGATCCTGTTTTCCTATGTGTGGAAGATCTTTCCGCTGACCACCACCATTCGCGGGGCGCCGTGGAGTTGGGACCTGATCGCCAGCATTGCCTGGAACTCGTTCCTGCCTGCCATGTCCATCGTCATCGTGGTGTTTGGCTGGTGGGTGATCTCGGTGAAGGCGCAGACCACAGCGCTGCGGGAAGAAGAATTCGTGCGCTATGCCCGGCTCAAGGGGCTCAGCGACGGGCGCATTCTCACCCGCTATGTGCTGCCCAATGCCATCCTGCCGCAGATCACGTTCCTGGCGCTGCAAATCGGGCTGATGTTCAACGGGTCGCTGATCACCGAGATCCTGTTCGATTATCCGGGCTTGGGGCTGCTGATCTATTCGGCAGTGCTGCAGGGCGACTTCAACCTCCTGATGGGCACGATCAGCCTTTCGGTCATCGCGGTTGCCACGGCGACCATGGTGATCGACCTGATCTACCCGCTCATCGATCCCCGTATCAGGCACAGATAG
- a CDS encoding ABC transporter substrate-binding protein: MKNSLRNGARSRLFALGLAVALGGTMLTSSALPAWAQQMTDVGTPREQTLVVDMLNARVGNPTNMNMYQQGVTINQGYHQLAGAQLYDIDTAKGTQIPDLAAEMPVPNEDFTVFQVKLRQGLTWSDGQPFSADDVVFTDQMIRNTSALAYSAAYSDQIASITKVDDNSVEITTTRPTPRLSVVLGSVIYGNSFHVVPKHIWEKQDPATFQNFPPVSISAYKYKDHDPNGTWFLWEKREDWQNSDVGQIIGEPKAQYVLFRSFGTEERRVLAMAANDIDILTDISPESLDILRGQNDKVRAWFTDFPYANLDDPCERGMHFNTSKAPYDDAKTRWALALAINLEQASIATFSGMLRASPLAIPPTTVLMDTYHQPMSQWLSEFTLEDGYKPFDPDYALRLGERLRSEGVENIPEDPAALRELLGVGWWKHDPAQATKMLEEAGFTKNGNQWMKPDGTPFTINILAPADFEIESQRLAFAVANEWTQFGIPAQVQQMQAGAFFTAENTGDYEVGSYWGSSCAITPDLFVRMEGWHKDYVRDNGVPTSSNQGRYVDEELSTLIDGLRAMPADDPKIVETGTEILKELVEGLPVIEMFGTSKFVPVNETYWTNYPAADNYYEGPWWWWSNFKFIAAQLEPAAPGQ; the protein is encoded by the coding sequence TTGAAAAATTCCCTACGCAACGGCGCCAGAAGCAGACTATTCGCCCTCGGACTCGCGGTGGCCCTCGGTGGCACCATGCTCACCAGCTCGGCCCTGCCGGCCTGGGCGCAGCAGATGACCGATGTGGGCACGCCGCGCGAACAGACGCTCGTCGTGGACATGCTCAATGCCCGCGTTGGCAACCCGACCAACATGAACATGTACCAGCAGGGCGTGACCATCAATCAGGGTTATCACCAGCTGGCCGGCGCGCAGCTCTATGACATCGACACGGCCAAGGGGACGCAGATTCCCGACCTCGCCGCCGAAATGCCGGTGCCGAACGAGGACTTCACCGTGTTCCAGGTGAAGCTGCGCCAGGGCCTGACCTGGAGCGACGGCCAGCCGTTCTCGGCCGACGACGTGGTCTTCACCGACCAGATGATCCGCAACACATCGGCGCTTGCCTATAGCGCCGCCTATAGCGACCAGATCGCATCGATCACCAAGGTGGACGACAACAGCGTCGAGATCACCACCACGCGGCCAACCCCGCGCCTGTCGGTGGTGTTGGGTTCGGTGATCTATGGGAACTCCTTCCATGTCGTGCCCAAGCACATCTGGGAGAAGCAGGACCCGGCGACATTCCAGAATTTCCCGCCGGTTTCCATCAGCGCCTACAAATATAAGGACCATGATCCCAATGGAACCTGGTTCCTGTGGGAGAAGCGCGAAGACTGGCAGAATTCCGATGTCGGGCAGATCATCGGCGAGCCCAAGGCGCAATATGTGCTATTCCGCAGCTTCGGCACGGAAGAGCGCCGGGTGCTGGCCATGGCCGCCAATGATATCGACATCCTGACCGACATTTCGCCGGAAAGCCTGGATATCCTGCGTGGGCAAAATGACAAGGTGCGCGCCTGGTTCACCGATTTCCCCTATGCCAATCTGGATGACCCGTGCGAGCGCGGGATGCATTTCAACACATCCAAGGCGCCATATGACGATGCCAAGACCCGTTGGGCGCTGGCATTGGCGATCAATCTCGAGCAGGCCAGCATCGCTACGTTCTCGGGCATGCTGCGGGCTTCTCCGCTCGCCATTCCCCCGACCACCGTGCTCATGGACACCTACCATCAGCCCATGAGCCAGTGGCTCAGCGAGTTCACGCTAGAAGACGGCTATAAGCCGTTTGACCCTGATTATGCCCTGCGCCTGGGCGAGCGGCTGCGCTCGGAGGGGGTGGAGAATATTCCCGAAGACCCCGCGGCGCTGCGCGAACTGCTGGGGGTCGGCTGGTGGAAACACGACCCGGCCCAGGCCACCAAAATGCTCGAGGAGGCCGGCTTTACCAAGAATGGCAACCAGTGGATGAAGCCCGATGGTACCCCGTTCACCATCAACATCCTGGCGCCCGCCGATTTCGAAATTGAGTCACAGCGTCTCGCGTTTGCGGTCGCCAATGAGTGGACCCAGTTCGGCATTCCCGCCCAGGTGCAGCAGATGCAGGCCGGCGCGTTCTTTACCGCAGAGAACACCGGCGATTACGAGGTTGGCTCCTATTGGGGCTCGTCCTGCGCCATCACGCCGGACCTCTTCGTGCGGATGGAAGGCTGGCACAAGGATTATGTCCGCGACAACGGCGTGCCGACATCCTCAAACCAGGGCCGCTATGTCGATGAGGAACTGAGCACACTGATCGACGGACTTCGCGCCATGCCGGCCGATGATCCCAAGATCGTCGAGACCGGCACGGAAATTCTCAAGGAGCTGGTGGAAGGCCTGCCAGTGATCGAGATGTTCGGCACTTCCAAGTTTGTGCCGGTCAACGAGACCTATTGGACCAATTATCCTGCCGCGGACAATTACTACGAAGGTCCGTGGTGGTGGTGGAGCAATTTCAAGTTCATTGCCGCCCAGTTGGAGCCGGCTGCGCCCGGCCAGTAA
- a CDS encoding ABC transporter ATP-binding protein: MSGVPILEVDGVSREYRKGGLFSGSGFKAVDNVSFSMPAVPQVFSIVGESGSGKTTLARMVLRLVEPSAGSIRLLGRPLTGRHKDRVDDLEFRRLVQPIFQNPFEAFSAYLPIEDYLRRTAINLKIAHTSADVDQVCDRALRSVGLSLDRIRGKYIRQFSGGELQRISVARALIPRPKLIVADEPVSMVDASLRMSIVNLFRQIVEEQGVSFIYITHDLSTAYYLSDQVSIMNAGRVVESGVPTDILDRPTHNYTRELMAAIPTVEERWGEFAAIDAKYRTNPTGQAGAPMHQTDRHA, from the coding sequence ATGAGCGGCGTTCCCATTCTCGAAGTGGATGGCGTCAGCCGGGAATACCGCAAGGGCGGGTTGTTCTCCGGCAGCGGGTTCAAGGCGGTGGACAATGTGTCCTTCTCCATGCCGGCGGTGCCGCAGGTCTTCTCCATCGTGGGGGAGTCCGGCTCGGGCAAGACGACGCTGGCCCGCATGGTGTTGCGTCTGGTCGAACCCAGCGCGGGCAGCATTCGCCTGCTTGGCCGGCCATTGACCGGACGGCATAAGGATCGCGTCGACGATCTCGAATTCCGCCGGTTGGTCCAGCCGATTTTCCAGAACCCGTTCGAGGCATTCAGTGCCTATCTGCCGATCGAGGACTATCTGCGCAGGACGGCGATCAACCTTAAAATCGCCCATACCAGCGCCGACGTGGACCAGGTTTGCGACCGTGCGCTGCGTTCGGTCGGGCTGAGCCTCGATCGCATTCGCGGCAAGTATATCCGCCAGTTTTCCGGTGGCGAACTGCAGCGCATCAGCGTTGCCCGCGCCCTTATTCCGCGGCCAAAGCTGATCGTGGCGGACGAGCCGGTGTCCATGGTCGACGCGTCGCTGCGCATGAGCATTGTCAACCTGTTCCGCCAGATCGTGGAAGAGCAGGGCGTGTCCTTCATCTACATCACGCACGACCTCTCGACCGCCTATTACCTGTCCGACCAGGTCTCGATCATGAATGCCGGCCGGGTGGTGGAGAGCGGCGTGCCAACCGACATCCTGGACCGTCCCACGCATAATTATACCCGCGAATTGATGGCCGCGATCCCAACCGTTGAGGAACGCTGGGGCGAGTTCGCTGCTATCGACGCCAAATACCGGACCAACCCGACCGGGCAGGCAGGTGCGCCAATGCACCAAACTGACCGTCACGCTTAA